Proteins encoded in a region of the Equus asinus isolate D_3611 breed Donkey chromosome X, EquAss-T2T_v2, whole genome shotgun sequence genome:
- the ASB9 gene encoding ankyrin repeat and SOCS box protein 9 isoform X1, with product MDVEPRGRNGSKPLRPGDPPDTRLLSNPLMGDVVSDWSPVHEAAIHGRLLSLRNLISQGWPVNLITVDQVSPLHEACLGGHLSCANILLKHGAEVNGVTTDWHTPLFNACVSGSQDCVNLLLQHGASPRPASDLASPIHEAAKRGHVECIESLAAHGGDIDHNISHLGTPLYLACENQQIACAKKLLESGASVNQGRGLDSPLHTVARASNGELARLLMDYGADTQARNAEGKRPLELVPPESPLTQLFLQREGPPSLMQLCRLRIRKCFGIQQHHKITRLVLPEELTRFLLHI from the exons ATGGATGTCGAACCACGGGGCAGGAATGGCAGCAAGCCCCTGAGGCCAGGAGACCCTCCTGACACCAGGCTCCTTTCAAACCCATTGATGGGGG ATGTTGTGTCTGATTGGTCTCCTGTGCATGAAGCTGCGATTCACGGACGTCTGCTCTCTCTGAGGAACCTCATCAGCCAG ggGTGGCCTGTGAACCTCATCACGGTAGATCAAGTGTCCCCACTCCATGAAGCCTGTCTCGGAGGTCATCTCTCTTGTGCAAACATTTTATTAAAGCATGGAGCTGAG GTGAACGGAGTCACCACAGACTGGCACACTCCCTTGTTTAATGCTTGTGTTAGCGGCAGCCAGGACTGTGTGAATTTGCTTCTGCAGCATGGAGCCAGCCCCCGCCCTGCGAGTGATCTGGCATCCCCCATCCACGAAGCTGCTAAGAGAG GCCATGTGGAGTGCATCGAGTCCCTCGCAGCTCATGGGGGCGACATTGACCATAACATCAGCCACCTGGGCACTCCACTATATTTGGCTTGTGAAAACCAGCAGATAGCCTGTGCCAAGAAGCTTCTGGAGTCAg GAGCAAGTGTGAACCAAGGCCGAGGTCTGGACTCCCCTCTTCACACAGTGGCCAGGGCGTCCAATGGGGAGCTGGCCCGCCTGCTCATGGACTATGGAGCAGACACCCAGGCCAGGAATGCCGAGGGCAAACGTCCTTTAGAGCTGGTGCCTCCAGAGAGCCCTCTGACCCAGCTCTTCTTGCAGAGAGAAG GACCCCCTTCTTTGATGCAGTTATGCCGCCTTAGAATTCGGAAGTGCTTTGGGATCCAGCAGCATCATAAGATCACCAGACTGGTCCTCCCCGAGGAGCTGACACGGTTTCTTCTACACATTTAA
- the ASB9 gene encoding ankyrin repeat and SOCS box protein 9 isoform X2, whose product MDVEPRGRNGSKPLRPGDPPDTRLLSNPLMGDVVSDWSPVHEAAIHGRLLSLRNLISQGWPVNLITVDQVSPLHEACLGGHLSCANILLKHGAEVNGVTTDWHTPLFNACVSGSQDCVNLLLQHGASPRPASDLASPIHEAAKRGHVECIESLAAHGGDIDHNISHLGTPLYLACENQQIACAKKLLESGASVNQGRGLDSPLHTVARASNGELARLLMDYGADTQARNAEGKRPLELVPPESPLTQLFLQREGASPLPEPKP is encoded by the exons ATGGATGTCGAACCACGGGGCAGGAATGGCAGCAAGCCCCTGAGGCCAGGAGACCCTCCTGACACCAGGCTCCTTTCAAACCCATTGATGGGGG ATGTTGTGTCTGATTGGTCTCCTGTGCATGAAGCTGCGATTCACGGACGTCTGCTCTCTCTGAGGAACCTCATCAGCCAG ggGTGGCCTGTGAACCTCATCACGGTAGATCAAGTGTCCCCACTCCATGAAGCCTGTCTCGGAGGTCATCTCTCTTGTGCAAACATTTTATTAAAGCATGGAGCTGAG GTGAACGGAGTCACCACAGACTGGCACACTCCCTTGTTTAATGCTTGTGTTAGCGGCAGCCAGGACTGTGTGAATTTGCTTCTGCAGCATGGAGCCAGCCCCCGCCCTGCGAGTGATCTGGCATCCCCCATCCACGAAGCTGCTAAGAGAG GCCATGTGGAGTGCATCGAGTCCCTCGCAGCTCATGGGGGCGACATTGACCATAACATCAGCCACCTGGGCACTCCACTATATTTGGCTTGTGAAAACCAGCAGATAGCCTGTGCCAAGAAGCTTCTGGAGTCAg GAGCAAGTGTGAACCAAGGCCGAGGTCTGGACTCCCCTCTTCACACAGTGGCCAGGGCGTCCAATGGGGAGCTGGCCCGCCTGCTCATGGACTATGGAGCAGACACCCAGGCCAGGAATGCCGAGGGCAAACGTCCTTTAGAGCTGGTGCCTCCAGAGAGCCCTCTGACCCAGCTCTTCTTGCAGAGAGAAGGTGCTTCTCCCTTGCCCGAACCTAAGCCCTAA